A window from Pyrococcus yayanosii CH1 encodes these proteins:
- a CDS encoding alanyl-tRNA editing protein, with amino-acid sequence MTKRLYYEDPYLRETEARVLGVREKTGKTWVRLDKTIFYPEGGGQPGDRGIIEGDGFRLTVENTIEEGEDIWHVGRLEGRKPKEGDIVRMRLDWEWRYENMRQHTGQHILSAVLKKLYDLDTTGFQIFESHNKIEVNGPLNWEMIEKAELEASRLIIKDIPVTIEEYKYLPDDIVAILRKHVTKVKGKIRIVRIGDVDVTPCGGTHVRSTREVGLIKVLRFYKKGKNLWRIEFVCGGRAIRKLNELLRDYWESLEGMPNKNPPLRERVKELRETMKGLEDRIDELRHELWRWKGEALLGRAQEVGHYNIVTLVEKWDMKNAQAFAVDFVSKNPGTVLLLASEKYVLFVRNEEVPVSMKELLQRVIDELGGKGGGTDNLAKGRVEADPEDVLEVAKEKLRELLEA; translated from the coding sequence ATGACCAAGAGGCTCTACTACGAGGACCCATACCTTCGGGAGACCGAGGCAAGGGTTCTAGGCGTGAGGGAGAAGACTGGGAAGACCTGGGTTAGGCTCGACAAAACGATATTCTATCCTGAAGGAGGCGGCCAACCCGGCGATAGGGGTATTATCGAGGGTGACGGCTTCAGGTTAACCGTTGAGAATACCATCGAAGAGGGAGAAGACATTTGGCACGTCGGAAGGCTCGAGGGAAGGAAGCCGAAAGAGGGCGATATCGTGAGGATGCGACTCGACTGGGAGTGGAGATACGAGAACATGAGGCAACACACAGGCCAGCACATCTTGTCGGCGGTTCTAAAAAAGCTCTACGACCTCGACACAACGGGCTTCCAGATATTCGAGAGCCACAATAAGATAGAGGTGAACGGCCCCCTGAACTGGGAGATGATTGAGAAGGCCGAGCTCGAGGCCAGCAGACTCATTATCAAGGACATCCCAGTCACCATCGAGGAGTACAAGTACCTCCCAGACGATATCGTGGCTATCCTCAGGAAGCACGTGACGAAGGTCAAAGGCAAGATAAGGATAGTCCGTATAGGGGACGTTGACGTAACTCCTTGCGGCGGTACCCACGTGAGGAGCACGAGAGAGGTAGGGCTGATAAAGGTGCTTCGGTTTTACAAGAAGGGGAAGAACCTCTGGCGCATCGAGTTCGTCTGCGGCGGCAGGGCTATAAGGAAGCTCAACGAGCTTCTCAGGGACTACTGGGAAAGCCTCGAGGGTATGCCCAATAAGAATCCACCCCTGAGAGAGCGCGTCAAAGAGCTTCGGGAAACCATGAAGGGACTGGAAGATAGGATAGACGAACTGAGGCACGAGCTGTGGAGATGGAAAGGAGAGGCCCTGCTGGGAAGAGCTCAAGAGGTTGGACACTACAACATCGTGACCCTCGTCGAAAAGTGGGACATGAAGAACGCCCAAGCCTTCGCCGTGGACTTCGTGAGCAAGAACCCGGGAACCGTGCTCCTTCTGGCCAGTGAGAAGTACGTGCTCTTCGTAAGGAACGAGGAGGTCCCCGTTTCGATGAAGGAGCTCCTTCAGAGGGTTATAGATGAGCTGGGTGGAAAGGGAGGGGGAACTGACAACCTCGCCAAAGGCAGGGTAGAGGCTGACCCAGAAGACGTTCTTGAGGTAGCCAAGGAAAAGCTAAGGGAGCTCCTCGAGGCCTAA
- a CDS encoding DUF7411 family protein: protein MLTCSLCINDERVARIDIVDGKPLCRECQVFLKHPVDREKVRAELEELMKDVDRAIVAYSGGKDSTVALYLAREVYDVDVEAVIVDHGFMALEAIENARRVAEHLGVPFTLIRRDYSDIFRDALLKGNSPCRRCSRRTMETLRKYAIRKGYRYIITGHELPFGHHPYRLMSGGVVQVRLLAMMMEEERLRILERLPFKLPELPGYTTNCLILGPALERYWEKHGHSFEHGRIAALVRHGLISRERALEKVKRPEVPEWQKKIVYERLGLEELP from the coding sequence ATGCTCACTTGCTCCCTCTGCATCAACGACGAGAGGGTCGCGAGGATAGATATCGTGGACGGGAAGCCGCTCTGCAGGGAGTGTCAGGTTTTCCTTAAGCATCCCGTTGACAGGGAAAAAGTTAGGGCAGAGCTGGAGGAGCTCATGAAGGACGTGGACAGGGCGATAGTGGCTTACTCAGGGGGTAAGGATAGCACAGTTGCCCTTTACCTAGCCAGAGAAGTTTATGACGTCGATGTCGAGGCCGTTATAGTGGATCATGGCTTTATGGCCTTAGAAGCTATAGAGAACGCCCGCCGTGTCGCCGAGCACCTTGGTGTCCCCTTCACACTGATAAGAAGGGATTACTCGGACATATTCCGCGATGCTCTCCTCAAGGGTAACTCGCCCTGCAGACGTTGCTCCCGGAGGACCATGGAGACCCTAAGGAAATACGCCATCAGAAAGGGTTATCGTTACATAATAACGGGCCACGAGCTCCCTTTTGGCCATCACCCATACAGGCTCATGAGCGGTGGCGTTGTCCAGGTGCGGTTACTGGCCATGATGATGGAGGAGGAGAGGCTTAGAATCCTCGAGAGGCTCCCCTTCAAGCTTCCCGAACTGCCGGGCTACACGACAAACTGCCTCATACTTGGGCCGGCCCTTGAGCGCTACTGGGAAAAGCACGGCCACTCCTTTGAACACGGACGTATAGCGGCCCTCGTTCGCCATGGGCTCATAAGCAGGGAGAGAGCCCTTGAAAAAGTTAAGAGGCCAGAGGTTCCAGAATGGCAGAAAAAGATAGTTTATGAGCGTTTAGGCCTCGAGGAGCTCCCTTAG